Proteins encoded by one window of Clostridium bornimense:
- the metG gene encoding methionine--tRNA ligase, protein MCKKNFYITTPIYYPSDKLHIGNTYTTVAADALARYKRLTGYDVMFLTGTDEHGQKIQQRAEAKDMQPKAFVDEIVAGIKDLWNMMDISYDKFIRTTDDYHVKTVQKIFKKLYDQGDIYKGSYEGWYCTPCESFFTDTQLVNGNCPDCGRPVEKTKEESYFFKMSKYADRLIEYIETHPEFIQPESRKNEMLNNFLRPGLQDLCISRTSFSWGIPVEFDPGHVVYVWIDALSNYISALGYGSDNDELYKKFWPADVHLIGKDILRFHTIYWPIILMALGEPLPKQVFGHGWLLVDGGKMSKSKGNVVDPVLLVNEFGCDAVRYYLLHEIPFGSDGLYNSEIFMNKFNSDLANDLGNLVSRTSAMIIKYFGGEVLAPSSEEDNFDKELKAVTLSMPEKVEAAMNAFKIPEALDEIWTVVRRANKYIDETTPWILGKDESKKDRLATVLYNLLEALRFVTVELEAFLPNTASKIKEQLKFENVSYESLKSFDGVKVGTKLEKGEVIFPRIDVEKKLEELAAMKEAQAPKREIKPIKEEITIEDFEKIDLRVVKVLACEPIKGAKKLLKLKVDLGGEERQVVSGISQYYKPEELVGKNVVLVANLKPVKLRGELSQGMILAASSDDDKELFVVDPGKLETGSVVR, encoded by the coding sequence ATGTGTAAAAAGAACTTTTATATCACAACACCTATATATTATCCATCAGATAAACTACATATAGGAAATACTTATACAACAGTAGCAGCAGATGCACTTGCTAGATATAAGAGATTAACTGGTTACGATGTTATGTTCTTAACTGGAACTGATGAACATGGTCAAAAGATACAACAAAGAGCTGAAGCTAAAGATATGCAACCTAAAGCTTTTGTTGATGAAATAGTTGCTGGAATTAAAGATTTATGGAATATGATGGACATAAGTTATGATAAATTTATAAGAACTACTGATGATTATCATGTAAAGACAGTACAAAAAATATTTAAAAAGTTATATGATCAAGGAGATATATATAAGGGATCATATGAGGGATGGTATTGTACACCTTGTGAATCCTTTTTCACTGATACTCAATTAGTAAATGGAAATTGTCCAGATTGCGGTAGACCAGTAGAGAAAACTAAGGAAGAGTCTTACTTCTTTAAAATGTCAAAGTATGCAGATAGACTTATAGAATATATAGAAACTCATCCAGAATTTATACAACCAGAGTCAAGAAAAAATGAAATGTTAAATAATTTCTTAAGACCAGGTCTTCAGGATTTATGTATATCAAGAACATCATTTTCATGGGGAATTCCAGTAGAATTTGACCCAGGTCATGTAGTATATGTATGGATAGATGCATTATCTAACTATATATCTGCACTTGGATATGGTAGTGATAATGATGAATTATATAAAAAGTTCTGGCCAGCAGATGTACATTTAATTGGAAAAGATATATTAAGATTCCATACTATATATTGGCCAATAATATTAATGGCACTTGGAGAACCACTTCCAAAGCAAGTATTCGGTCACGGATGGTTACTTGTTGATGGTGGAAAGATGAGTAAATCAAAAGGAAATGTAGTGGATCCTGTATTATTAGTTAATGAATTTGGATGCGATGCTGTTAGATATTACTTACTTCATGAAATACCATTTGGAAGTGATGGTTTATATAATAGTGAGATATTTATGAATAAATTTAATTCTGATCTTGCTAATGATTTAGGAAACCTAGTATCAAGAACTTCAGCAATGATAATTAAATACTTTGGTGGAGAAGTATTAGCACCATCATCTGAAGAAGATAATTTTGATAAAGAATTAAAAGCAGTTACACTTTCAATGCCAGAAAAAGTTGAAGCTGCAATGAATGCATTTAAGATACCAGAAGCTCTAGATGAAATATGGACTGTAGTTAGAAGAGCTAATAAATATATAGATGAAACAACTCCTTGGATTTTAGGAAAAGATGAGTCTAAGAAAGACAGATTAGCAACAGTTCTATATAATCTTCTAGAAGCATTAAGATTTGTAACTGTAGAACTTGAAGCATTCTTACCTAATACAGCAAGTAAAATTAAGGAACAATTAAAATTTGAAAATGTTTCTTATGAATCATTAAAATCTTTTGATGGTGTAAAAGTAGGTACTAAGTTAGAAAAAGGTGAAGTTATATTCCCAAGAATCGATGTGGAAAAGAAACTTGAAGAGTTAGCAGCGATGAAAGAAGCACAAGCACCAAAAAGAGAAATAAAACCTATAAAAGAAGAAATAACTATAGAAGATTTTGAAAAAATAGATTTAAGAGTTGTTAAAGTATTAGCTTGTGAACCAATTAAAGGAGCTAAGAAACTATTAAAACTTAAAGTTGATCTTGGAGGAGAAGAACGTCAAGTTGTTTCTGGTATATCTCAGTATTATAAACCAGAAGAACTAGTAGGAAAAAATGTAGTTCTTGTAGCTAATTTAAAACCAGTTAAGTTAAGAGGAGAATTATCACAAGGTATGATTCTTGCAGCATCATCTGATGATGATAAAGAGTTATTTGTGGTGGATCCAGGAAAACTTGAAACAGGATCAGTTGTAAGATAA
- a CDS encoding DUF3298 and DUF4163 domain-containing protein, translating into MKRAATMVLGIFMALTSIISFCRYGNGMIFLSEECANASQNITINEEKPIVIKDIVKEENKPEYKFRIHIPKITGLKDIKKQNSINDTISEEILRFKDYFIENTKSGNNSEAEVHYTVTNNKKIFSLLIYYYEYYGGAHGLTTKRSINIYVPNSGGIKENENFLLLEDFFLDKVDYKTMINNYIINEIKKEPEKYFEDTLQKYSGFNENNFYFNDKGLVVYFQSYEIAPYASGSPEFNIPYSFLKNYIKKDFIP; encoded by the coding sequence ATGAAAAGGGCAGCAACTATGGTACTTGGAATTTTTATGGCTTTAACAAGCATAATATCTTTTTGTAGGTATGGAAATGGAATGATATTTTTAAGTGAAGAATGTGCAAATGCGTCACAAAATATTACGATAAATGAAGAAAAGCCTATAGTTATAAAAGATATCGTCAAGGAAGAAAATAAACCAGAATATAAGTTTAGAATTCATATTCCTAAAATAACTGGACTTAAGGATATAAAAAAACAAAACAGTATAAATGATACTATTTCAGAAGAGATTTTGAGGTTTAAAGATTATTTTATAGAAAATACAAAGAGTGGTAATAATAGTGAAGCCGAAGTTCATTATACTGTTACTAATAATAAGAAAATATTTAGTTTGCTTATATATTACTATGAATATTATGGAGGAGCACATGGATTAACAACAAAAAGATCAATTAATATATATGTACCGAATTCTGGTGGTATTAAGGAAAATGAAAACTTTTTATTATTAGAGGATTTCTTTTTAGATAAAGTAGACTATAAAACTATGATTAATAATTACATAATAAATGAAATAAAAAAGGAGCCTGAAAAGTATTTTGAAGATACCTTACAAAAATATAGTGGATTTAATGAAAATAATTTTTATTTTAATGATAAAGGATTAGTTGTTTATTTTCAAAGCTATGAAATAGCTCCTTATGCTTCAGGAAGTCCAGAGTTTAATATACCATATAGTTTTTTAAAGAATTATATTAAAAAGGATTTTATTCCTTAG
- a CDS encoding DUF1292 domain-containing protein, translating to MDKEVIQADHCECEEEHNEKSNIVSFMTEDGEKVDLELIETVVVKGKKYILLAPVGNEDDAYVYKVVTNADGKDELIAIEDDKELSLVMKEYEKTFA from the coding sequence ATGGATAAAGAAGTAATACAAGCAGATCATTGTGAATGTGAAGAGGAACACAATGAAAAATCAAACATAGTTAGTTTTATGACTGAAGATGGAGAAAAGGTAGATTTAGAATTAATAGAAACTGTTGTTGTTAAGGGAAAGAAATATATATTATTAGCACCAGTTGGAAATGAAGATGATGCATACGTTTACAAGGTTGTTACAAATGCTGATGGAAAAGATGAACTCATAGCTATTGAAGATGATAAGGAACTTTCATTAGTAATGAAAGAATATGAGAAAACTTTTGCATAA
- a CDS encoding TatD family hydrolase, giving the protein MKIFDTHSHYDDEAFDGDREELIKIIIENDVVGIINCAADMKSVKSTIELTKKYPMFYGAIGVHPCSADEINEETIEELRMAAKNEKIVAIGEIGLDYYYEDNPSREIQKNAFRAQMQLAKELSKPVIIHIRDAHEDALKILEEFEEVRGIIHCFSGSVEIARKCVKIGYMLGIGGVVTFKNARKLVEVVKEIPMENLLLETDCPYMAPVPHRGERNNSMYISEVIKKIAEIKSISEEEVADIALRNSHNFTKNIW; this is encoded by the coding sequence ATGAAAATTTTTGATACCCATAGTCATTATGATGATGAGGCTTTTGATGGTGATAGAGAGGAATTAATAAAAATAATTATAGAAAATGATGTAGTAGGTATAATTAATTGTGCTGCAGATATGAAAAGTGTTAAAAGTACTATAGAACTTACAAAAAAATACCCTATGTTTTATGGTGCTATAGGGGTACATCCATGTTCAGCTGATGAAATAAATGAAGAAACGATAGAAGAGTTGAGAATGGCAGCAAAAAATGAAAAAATTGTTGCAATTGGAGAAATAGGATTGGATTATTATTATGAAGATAATCCATCTAGAGAAATACAAAAAAATGCATTTAGAGCACAAATGCAATTAGCTAAAGAGCTATCAAAGCCAGTAATAATCCATATTAGAGATGCTCATGAAGATGCTTTAAAAATTTTGGAAGAATTTGAAGAAGTAAGGGGAATTATACATTGTTTTTCAGGAAGTGTTGAAATTGCTCGAAAATGTGTTAAAATAGGATATATGTTAGGAATTGGTGGAGTGGTAACTTTTAAGAATGCAAGAAAGCTTGTAGAAGTAGTTAAAGAAATTCCTATGGAGAATTTGCTTCTTGAAACAGATTGCCCTTATATGGCTCCTGTACCTCATAGGGGAGAGAGAAATAATTCTATGTATATTTCAGAAGTCATTAAGAAAATAGCAGAAATAAAGAGTATAAGTGAGGAAGAGGTAGCTGATATAGCTTTACGAAATTCCCATAATTTTACAAAAAACATTTGGTAG
- a CDS encoding 3D domain-containing protein, translating into MKIDFKGFFKKPMAVISIVLSVGLVFTGISFKKTVYIDVDGTTTKVTTYKGKVEDVISDIDLKLETEDSVKPKLTSEIKNGQTIKIKRAVSLDLIVDGKTVVIKSAADSVKDLIESKSMSKKLQSEKISPIREQDKIEPTLDTKITSNMKVIIKRIEKKNEVTQAEIPYSTEKVVDDSMYKDDKEKVVVAGKPGIKEVTTEVTTEDGNVVATSVIGERVIEEPTNEKIAYGTKEKVVPTVNVPSRGGNIPYKSKLTMKSTAYSSSDKGVTGITASGMKATRDPNGTSTVAVDPRVIPLGTKLYIEGYGYAIACDTGSAIKGNKVDVYFNSVSECYSWGSRNVDVYILE; encoded by the coding sequence ATGAAAATAGACTTTAAAGGTTTTTTCAAAAAGCCTATGGCAGTGATCAGTATAGTTTTATCGGTAGGATTAGTTTTTACCGGAATAAGCTTTAAGAAGACTGTTTATATCGATGTTGATGGAACGACAACAAAAGTTACAACTTATAAAGGAAAAGTAGAAGATGTAATTAGTGACATAGACTTAAAACTAGAGACAGAAGATAGTGTCAAACCGAAGCTCACTTCGGAGATTAAAAATGGACAAACAATTAAAATAAAAAGAGCCGTGAGTTTAGATTTAATAGTCGACGGTAAAACCGTGGTGATTAAAAGTGCAGCAGATAGCGTCAAGGATTTGATAGAATCTAAAAGTATGTCCAAAAAGTTACAATCAGAAAAGATTTCTCCAATTAGGGAACAAGATAAAATAGAACCTACTCTTGATACAAAGATAACATCAAATATGAAAGTTATTATTAAGAGAATTGAGAAAAAAAATGAAGTAACTCAAGCGGAAATACCGTATAGCACAGAAAAAGTAGTCGATGATAGTATGTATAAGGATGATAAAGAAAAAGTAGTCGTTGCTGGTAAACCTGGTATTAAAGAAGTCACTACAGAGGTTACAACAGAAGATGGAAATGTTGTAGCTACTTCAGTGATAGGGGAGAGAGTTATCGAGGAACCAACAAACGAAAAAATAGCTTATGGGACAAAAGAAAAAGTTGTTCCAACAGTAAATGTGCCATCTAGGGGTGGAAATATTCCTTATAAATCAAAATTGACTATGAAATCAACAGCATATTCAAGTAGCGATAAAGGCGTTACAGGAATCACTGCTAGTGGTATGAAAGCGACTAGAGATCCAAATGGTACAAGTACTGTTGCTGTAGATCCAAGAGTTATACCTCTGGGTACTAAACTATATATAGAAGGATATGGTTATGCAATAGCTTGTGATACAGGATCTGCTATTAAAGGCAATAAGGTAGATGTTTACTTTAATTCGGTAAGTGAATGTTACTCTTGGGGATCAAGAAATGTTGACGTTTACATATTAGAGTAA
- the rnmV gene encoding ribonuclease M5 has translation MIKEIIVVEGRDDVTAVKAAVDAEVIAVSGFGINKNTIDKIKEAQKRKGVIILTDPDFAGEKIRRIISKRVDGVKHAYISREEGTKDGDIGVENASPESIREALSKAKAVIEEKREVFTANHLVYYKLVGDTKSKERRQLLGKILGIGYCNGSQMVKRLNNFNIKEEEFVKAMDKIEKQLSK, from the coding sequence ATGATCAAAGAAATTATTGTTGTGGAAGGTCGTGACGATGTAACAGCAGTAAAAGCAGCAGTAGATGCTGAGGTAATAGCTGTAAGTGGTTTTGGAATAAATAAAAATACCATTGATAAAATAAAAGAGGCTCAAAAAAGAAAAGGTGTTATAATATTAACTGATCCAGATTTTGCGGGAGAAAAGATAAGAAGAATTATATCAAAGCGAGTTGATGGTGTAAAACATGCTTATATATCTAGAGAAGAAGGAACAAAAGATGGAGATATAGGTGTTGAAAATGCTTCTCCAGAATCAATAAGAGAAGCATTAAGTAAAGCAAAAGCAGTTATAGAAGAGAAGAGAGAAGTATTTACAGCTAACCATTTAGTATATTATAAGCTTGTTGGAGATACTAAGTCTAAAGAAAGAAGACAATTATTAGGCAAAATATTAGGGATTGGATATTGTAATGGATCTCAAATGGTAAAAAGGCTTAATAATTTTAATATAAAAGAAGAAGAATTTGTTAAGGCTATGGATAAGATAGAAAAACAATTATCAAAGTAA
- the rsmA gene encoding 16S rRNA (adenine(1518)-N(6)/adenine(1519)-N(6))-dimethyltransferase RsmA, protein MNQRKDVIDTADVVKKYGFKFTKSLGQNFLIDHNVIDQIVEGAGVSSEDTVIEIGPGVGTLTKELLKRAKKVIAIEIDSDLIPILSEELKEHNNFQLIHQDAMKVDFNKIIEENENVKVVANLPYYVTTPIITNLLNAKYKFKSITVMIQKEVAERMNSEPNCKDYGSLSLLVQYYCDTKIIMKVPPMCFIPRPKVDSIVIRLDRLEETRVTVDDEKLFFRVIRDSFNMRRKTLWNGMKNIGLDKEKLEEAFKDSGIDQKRRGETLTIQEFADLANAINKKINN, encoded by the coding sequence ATGAATCAACGTAAGGATGTAATAGATACTGCAGACGTAGTAAAAAAATATGGATTTAAGTTTACTAAAAGTTTAGGGCAAAACTTTTTAATAGATCATAATGTTATAGATCAAATTGTAGAAGGAGCAGGAGTATCTTCAGAAGATACAGTAATTGAAATCGGACCAGGTGTAGGTACTTTAACAAAGGAGCTTTTAAAGAGAGCTAAAAAAGTAATTGCTATTGAAATAGATAGCGATTTAATACCTATATTAAGTGAAGAATTAAAAGAACATAATAATTTTCAACTTATTCATCAAGATGCTATGAAAGTTGATTTTAATAAGATTATTGAAGAAAATGAAAATGTAAAAGTAGTAGCTAATTTACCTTATTATGTTACTACTCCGATAATAACAAATCTTTTAAATGCAAAATATAAATTTAAGTCAATTACTGTTATGATTCAGAAAGAGGTAGCTGAAAGAATGAATAGTGAACCAAATTGCAAAGATTATGGATCACTTTCACTATTAGTACAATATTATTGTGATACAAAAATTATAATGAAGGTACCACCTATGTGTTTTATACCTAGGCCTAAGGTAGATTCTATTGTTATAAGATTAGATAGGCTAGAAGAAACGAGAGTAACAGTTGATGATGAAAAGTTATTTTTTAGAGTTATAAGAGATTCTTTTAACATGAGAAGAAAGACTTTATGGAATGGAATGAAAAATATAGGGTTAGACAAGGAAAAATTAGAAGAAGCTTTTAAAGATTCTGGAATAGATCAAAAAAGAAGAGGTGAAACTCTTACAATACAAGAGTTTGCTGATTTAGCTAATGCTATAAATAAAAAAATTAATAATTAA
- the lgt gene encoding prolipoprotein diacylglyceryl transferase, whose product MKPFLLEIGKLKIAGYGTMILIGVIVAYCLFTYRGKKRGYNVDNLFDITVFSLIGGFLCSKLLYIVIENPKLLLNPVEIVKTFSQGFVVYGGIIGGFIVFILMCKRYKYSPLKVGDLAVASLAIGQGFGRIGCLLAGCCYGRTTDSVIGITFHNSFIAPNEVALVPTQIISSIFDFILAGVLIWYLSFLEKKNIGHNPGKVTGAYLILYSIGRFIIEFFRGDLERGFIGTLSTSQFISIGIIVFGLIVFNLDKIKRLKYKEGI is encoded by the coding sequence ATGAAGCCGTTTTTATTAGAGATAGGTAAGTTAAAAATTGCAGGATATGGCACTATGATTTTAATTGGTGTTATAGTAGCTTATTGTTTATTCACATATAGAGGTAAAAAAAGAGGGTATAATGTAGATAATCTTTTTGATATAACTGTTTTTTCATTAATCGGTGGTTTTTTATGTTCAAAGTTATTATATATTGTAATAGAGAATCCTAAGTTATTACTTAATCCAGTTGAAATAGTAAAGACTTTTTCACAAGGATTTGTTGTTTATGGTGGGATTATAGGAGGATTCATAGTATTTATATTAATGTGTAAAAGGTATAAATATAGTCCGCTTAAGGTAGGAGATTTAGCAGTTGCTAGCTTAGCAATTGGTCAAGGGTTTGGGAGAATAGGATGTTTACTTGCAGGATGTTGTTATGGAAGAACTACAGATTCTGTTATAGGAATAACATTTCATAATTCCTTTATCGCTCCTAATGAAGTTGCATTAGTACCAACTCAAATAATTAGTTCTATTTTTGACTTTATTTTAGCAGGAGTTTTGATATGGTATTTATCCTTCTTAGAAAAGAAAAATATAGGACATAATCCTGGAAAAGTTACTGGTGCATATTTGATTTTATATAGTATAGGAAGATTCATAATAGAGTTTTTTAGAGGAGATTTAGAAAGAGGTTTTATTGGAACACTATCTACATCACAATTTATTAGTATAGGAATTATAGTTTTTGGATTAATAGTTTTTAATCTCGATAAAATTAAAAGATTAAAGTATAAAGAGGGGATTTAG
- a CDS encoding Mrp/NBP35 family ATP-binding protein has product MVGCESCNECEKKTKKDICNLKFGTIKNVIAVISGKGGVGKSTVSGLLATELRKSGYEVGILDADITGPSIPRFFGVNEKRSLINPEPYTGDAMFEPVITTLGLKIMSLNLLVDKEDDPVIWTSSVAHKVLKQMYTDTKWGDLDYLIIDMPPGTGGIAITIMNTFPIDGLLVVGTPQDMVSVIVKKVINMAEKLSIPMIGLVENMAYITCGCCGQEIKLFSNKTTEQYENYFGIPLIAELPMDLKLLESLDEGNAEEYVFKVNKYKDLFEKFMDRYKEMKTEAK; this is encoded by the coding sequence ATGGTAGGTTGTGAATCTTGTAATGAATGTGAAAAAAAAACAAAAAAAGATATATGTAATCTTAAATTTGGTACAATAAAAAATGTTATTGCTGTAATTTCAGGTAAAGGTGGAGTTGGAAAATCAACAGTATCAGGATTATTAGCTACAGAACTTAGAAAGTCAGGGTATGAAGTTGGGATTCTAGATGCAGATATAACGGGACCATCTATTCCAAGATTTTTTGGTGTTAATGAAAAAAGATCATTAATAAATCCAGAACCTTATACAGGAGATGCTATGTTTGAGCCGGTAATTACTACTTTAGGATTAAAGATAATGTCTTTAAATCTACTTGTAGATAAGGAAGATGATCCTGTGATATGGACATCATCAGTGGCTCATAAGGTTTTAAAACAAATGTATACAGATACAAAGTGGGGGGATTTAGATTACTTAATAATAGATATGCCACCAGGAACTGGAGGTATAGCTATAACTATAATGAATACATTCCCTATAGATGGACTATTAGTAGTTGGGACACCTCAGGATATGGTCTCAGTTATTGTTAAGAAAGTTATAAATATGGCAGAGAAACTATCTATACCTATGATTGGTTTGGTAGAGAATATGGCATATATAACTTGTGGTTGTTGTGGTCAGGAAATTAAATTATTTTCTAATAAAACTACAGAACAGTATGAAAATTATTTTGGTATTCCTTTGATAGCTGAATTACCAATGGATTTAAAACTTTTAGAGTCGCTAGACGAAGGTAATGCAGAAGAATATGTATTTAAGGTAAATAAATACAAAGATTTATTTGAAAAATTTATGGATAGATATAAAGAAATGAAAACCGAGGCAAAGTGA
- a CDS encoding PadR family transcriptional regulator, which yields MMSPEDIKKEEKRLYEEYKAKLSELKKVKKEREAVGSIFTKGLLPIYVLYILSLQPTNGNDISNKIGERTNGLWTPSTGGIYPLLKKLEKEGLIEGKWDNPKKKVQKIYELTSLGKEEFNHRKELLKDKMLESLQVFNMVYEDLYNDIK from the coding sequence ATGATGTCTCCAGAAGATATAAAAAAAGAAGAAAAAAGATTATATGAGGAATATAAAGCAAAACTTTCAGAGCTAAAGAAAGTAAAAAAAGAGCGTGAAGCCGTAGGCAGTATTTTTACAAAAGGACTACTGCCTATATATGTTCTATATATTCTTTCTCTTCAACCAACCAATGGAAATGATATCTCAAATAAAATCGGAGAAAGAACCAATGGACTCTGGACGCCAAGTACCGGTGGTATATATCCACTATTAAAGAAATTAGAAAAAGAAGGTCTAATAGAAGGTAAATGGGATAATCCTAAAAAGAAGGTTCAAAAGATTTATGAGTTAACTTCTTTAGGTAAAGAAGAATTTAATCATAGAAAAGAACTATTAAAAGATAAAATGTTAGAATCTTTACAAGTATTTAATATGGTGTATGAAGATCTATATAATGATATTAAATAA
- a CDS encoding DegV family protein, producing the protein MEKIALITDSICDLSKEIIKKYDIKVLPLKIIYKNREYIDGVDISAEDVYAKLKIEIPTTSMPSVGEVEALYEKLVAEGYTHVIGTCISSGLSGTFNNFNLVAEDFSDRIKSYIIDSLSISKAEGELMVVAGEMIEQGKSFDEIIKVLPKCRDNIKCFFTFSTLEYLKKGGRIGKISGTIGELLNLKPIVSIDSKDGKYYTYDKVRGDKNAFNKLVSIATDLINEGPCKVKVLHGDALPKAERLYEILKQLPNVKSIELGVLSAVAGVHSGPGFLAFGVIKDFE; encoded by the coding sequence ATGGAGAAAATAGCATTAATCACAGATAGTATTTGTGATTTATCAAAAGAAATAATAAAAAAATATGATATAAAAGTTTTACCACTAAAAATTATTTATAAAAACAGAGAATATATTGATGGAGTAGATATCAGTGCTGAAGATGTTTATGCTAAATTAAAAATTGAAATTCCTACTACTTCAATGCCTTCTGTAGGCGAAGTAGAAGCTCTATATGAAAAATTAGTTGCAGAAGGATATACTCATGTTATTGGTACTTGTATTTCATCAGGTTTATCTGGTACATTCAATAACTTTAACCTAGTAGCTGAAGACTTCAGTGATAGAATCAAATCATATATAATTGATTCACTATCTATTTCTAAAGCTGAAGGTGAATTAATGGTTGTCGCTGGTGAAATGATTGAGCAAGGTAAATCATTTGATGAAATTATAAAAGTATTACCAAAATGCCGTGATAATATTAAATGCTTCTTTACATTCAGTACTCTTGAGTACTTAAAAAAAGGTGGGCGTATAGGTAAAATTTCTGGTACTATAGGAGAACTTTTAAATTTAAAACCAATAGTATCTATCGATTCTAAAGATGGTAAATACTATACTTATGACAAAGTTAGAGGCGATAAAAATGCCTTTAACAAATTGGTTTCTATTGCCACTGACCTTATCAATGAAGGACCTTGCAAAGTTAAAGTTCTTCATGGAGATGCTCTTCCTAAAGCAGAACGTTTATATGAAATTTTAAAGCAATTACCTAATGTAAAATCTATAGAATTAGGTGTCTTAAGTGCAGTTGCTGGTGTACATTCTGGTCCTGGATTCTTAGCTTTTGGGGTAATAAAAGATTTTGAATAA
- a CDS encoding YitT family protein has product MKKFYELFMIVIGTAILALGVNWFLEPVGLVTGGLSGFSIVVKTVSENIIGYGIPLSVTTFVLNIPLFIIIFMQRGFNFMKKTLYGVVSLSLALWYTEYIPNIFNVNDDLFLCSIFGGAFVGAGLGIVLKVSATTGGTDTLASIIKFKFPYFPIQQLMLIIDGIIILSGFFIFGPKNGMYAILAVLVTSKVISVILEGMHYAKAAFIMTDKTEEVAKEVMEKIPRGATGLKARGMYSKNDKEMLFVVVSQKQITQLRDLVKSIDEKAFITIADVREVLGEGFIENYGESL; this is encoded by the coding sequence TTGAAGAAGTTTTATGAATTATTTATGATAGTTATCGGAACTGCTATTTTGGCATTAGGAGTTAATTGGTTTTTGGAACCAGTAGGACTAGTAACTGGTGGGTTATCTGGTTTTTCAATAGTTGTGAAAACTGTAAGTGAAAATATCATAGGATACGGAATACCGTTGTCAGTGACTACTTTTGTATTGAATATACCATTATTTATAATTATATTTATGCAAAGAGGATTCAATTTTATGAAAAAAACACTTTATGGTGTAGTGTCTTTATCTTTAGCATTATGGTATACAGAATATATTCCTAATATTTTTAATGTTAATGATGACTTATTTTTATGTTCAATATTTGGTGGAGCTTTTGTAGGTGCAGGTTTAGGGATTGTTTTAAAAGTATCTGCTACAACTGGAGGAACAGATACATTAGCATCTATAATTAAGTTTAAGTTTCCATATTTTCCAATACAACAACTAATGTTAATAATTGATGGTATTATAATTTTAAGTGGATTTTTTATTTTCGGACCTAAAAATGGAATGTATGCTATTTTAGCAGTACTGGTAACATCAAAGGTTATAAGTGTAATTTTAGAAGGGATGCATTATGCGAAAGCAGCTTTCATAATGACTGATAAAACAGAAGAGGTAGCAAAAGAAGTAATGGAGAAGATACCAAGAGGTGCTACGGGATTAAAAGCAAGGGGAATGTATTCTAAAAATGACAAAGAGATGTTATTTGTAGTTGTATCACAAAAACAGATAACACAGTTAAGAGATTTAGTAAAATCAATAGATGAAAAAGCATTTATTACAATAGCTGATGTTAGAGAAGTATTAGGAGAAGGATTTATAGAAAATTATGGCGAATCTCTGTAA